In the Chryseobacterium sp. MYb264 genome, one interval contains:
- the rimP gene encoding ribosome assembly cofactor RimP has translation MEFRKRIEELLNEFLATRTDLFLIDLKISAGDDITVILDGDNGVTLQDCLDASRAVEFNMDREEHDFSLQVMSAGLSEPLATPRQFNKNLGREIEVMFEDSTKLEGELSKVDDEKITLTLRYRKPKDIGKGKVDVVEEREIPYSEIKKALVIIKF, from the coding sequence ATGGAGTTTAGAAAAAGAATTGAAGAATTATTGAATGAATTCCTTGCAACAAGAACAGATTTGTTTCTTATTGATTTGAAGATCTCTGCAGGGGACGATATCACCGTGATTTTGGATGGTGATAACGGAGTTACTTTGCAGGATTGTCTTGATGCAAGCCGCGCAGTAGAATTTAATATGGATCGTGAGGAGCATGATTTCAGCTTGCAGGTGATGTCGGCGGGATTGAGCGAGCCTCTTGCGACTCCAAGACAGTTTAATAAAAACCTGGGGAGAGAGATTGAGGTCATGTTTGAGGATTCTACCAAACTTGAAGGGGAGCTGTCTAAAGTAGACGATGAAAAAATTACACTTACGCTTCGTTACAGAAAACCGAAAGATATCGGTAAGGGCAAAGTAGATGTGGTAGAGGAGAGAGAGATTCCTTACTCTGAGATTAAGAAAGCATTAGTAATAATTAAATTTTAA
- the nusA gene encoding transcription termination factor NusA, with product MDNIALIESFGDFKDEKGISKIDLMAIIEDSLKTLLRKRYDSDDHFDVIVNPDKGDFQIFLNKTIVEDEMSEDDDLEIEISAAKKIDPTFEVGEDFTMEIPVAQLGRRNILTLKQILATKLQEHNNAMLYEQFRDKIGEIVVGEIHHIRHKHVILLDDEGNEFILPKENQIQSDFFKKGENIRAIVETVDFKGSKPQIIISRTAPKFLEKLLELEIPEIQDGTIMLKKVVRIPGEKAKIAVDAYDDRIDPVGACVGVKGSRIHGVVRELRNENIDVIQWSKNPEILVKRALGNVTINKIDINEETNYALVYTPVEEISKVIGKQGQNIRLASWLTGYEIDVYRESSEDDDVELREFNDDIEQWILDEFKKVGLTTAKSVLDKDTESLLNMVDLEEETIEDVKRILREEFED from the coding sequence ATGGATAATATAGCGTTGATTGAATCCTTTGGTGATTTTAAAGACGAAAAGGGGATCAGTAAGATTGATCTTATGGCAATTATTGAAGATTCACTGAAGACCCTTTTGAGAAAAAGATACGATTCAGATGATCACTTTGATGTTATTGTGAACCCTGATAAAGGAGATTTTCAGATCTTTTTAAATAAAACGATTGTAGAAGATGAAATGTCTGAAGATGATGATCTGGAGATCGAAATTTCTGCGGCAAAAAAAATAGATCCTACTTTCGAGGTGGGTGAAGATTTTACGATGGAAATTCCGGTTGCTCAGTTGGGAAGAAGAAATATTCTTACGCTAAAGCAGATTTTGGCAACAAAACTGCAGGAACATAACAACGCCATGTTGTATGAGCAGTTCAGAGATAAGATCGGGGAGATTGTGGTAGGAGAAATCCACCATATCCGTCATAAGCACGTAATCTTATTGGATGATGAGGGGAATGAATTTATTCTTCCTAAAGAAAACCAGATCCAATCCGATTTCTTTAAAAAAGGTGAGAATATCAGAGCTATTGTTGAGACCGTAGATTTTAAAGGTTCAAAACCGCAGATTATTATTTCCAGAACTGCACCTAAATTCCTGGAGAAGTTATTGGAGCTGGAAATTCCTGAGATCCAGGACGGAACGATCATGTTGAAAAAAGTAGTGAGAATTCCTGGTGAAAAGGCGAAGATTGCAGTAGATGCTTATGACGACAGAATAGACCCTGTAGGAGCCTGTGTGGGGGTGAAGGGTTCAAGAATTCACGGCGTGGTAAGAGAGTTGAGAAATGAAAACATCGATGTGATTCAGTGGTCTAAAAACCCTGAAATCTTGGTGAAGAGAGCTTTAGGTAATGTTACCATCAATAAAATTGACATCAATGAGGAAACCAATTATGCATTGGTGTATACACCTGTTGAAGAGATTTCTAAAGTTATCGGTAAGCAAGGTCAGAATATCAGACTGGCTTCTTGGTTGACAGGATATGAAATCGATGTGTACAGAGAGTCCAGCGAAGATGATGATGTTGAATTAAGAGAATTTAATGATGATATCGAGCAGTGGATTTTGGATGAATTTAAGAAAGTAGGTCTTACTACTGCGAAGTCGGTATTGGATAAAGATACGGAGAGTCTTCTGAATATGGTGGATCTTGAAGAGGAAACGATTGAAGATGTGAAGCGTATTCTTAGAGAAGAATTTGAAGATTAA
- the infB gene encoding translation initiation factor IF-2: MPKIRLNKAVKEFNISMSRLVEFLQSKDIVVENNPNAQLEEAAYSALEAEFAKDGEQRKASHEVVITKVPEEKLEIEEKKTPEVIRAKANKPETKILGKIDLEPKKPEVEETPAPAQKPEPVIEEKKEEVTPAPEVKKEAPEVKAAPEKQEFKVLDKIDLSQLESRNRPAKKDKPKEEVKKAEEKPVEPVKQAPKPVAETPVKPVEVKAEPQKSEEPQEPQKIETVYQKLDGPKIVGEKIDLTQFAPKPSSGAKKKRKRIEKPGGNNQQGGGNNQQGGNNNNNNQGGGQGNRPQGQGGQGGNRNQGQGGQGNRPQGQGGQGGNRFGNNQGNRPPGQGGQGGNRGGFNRGGQGGNRPGQRTMPVELTDEQVKNQIKETLEKLTNKGGKSKSAKHRKDKRNFRREQDERQQEIDAADRTLKVTEFITVGELASLMNVSPTEVISACFSLGVMVTMNQRLEADTLLLVADEFGYKIEFSDADLEENDADDEMDSEDSLVSRAPVVTVMGHVDHGKTSLLDYIRKTNVIAGESGGITQHIGAYNVKLENGQRITFLDTPGHEAFTAMRARGAQITDIAIIVIAADDDVMPQTKEAIAHAQAAQVPMIIAINKVDKPNANPDNIRQQLSGLNPPVLVEEWGGNVQAQEISAKMGNNMDLLLEKVLLQAEMLELKANPNRAANGVVIEASLDKGRGYVATMLVQTGTLRVGDYVVAGKNHGKVKALLDERGKNLAEAGPSIPATILGLDGAPTAGDKFRVYADESEGKAIANKREQLQRELSIRTKKHTTLEELGRRIALGEFKELNIILKGDVDGSVEALSDQLQRLSTEEISVKILHSGVGQITESDINLAAASDAIIIGFNVRAGANAKDLADREEIEIRTYSVIYKAIDEVKEAMEGMLSPEIQEQVIGNVEIREVFKISKVGSIAGCMVLTGKVTRQSKVRLLRDGIVKFDGELESLKRFKDDVKEVTKGYECGLNLKGYNDIEQGDILEVYEEVAVKKKLK, from the coding sequence ATGCCAAAAATTAGATTAAATAAAGCGGTTAAGGAATTCAATATTTCAATGTCCAGGCTTGTAGAATTTTTACAGTCTAAAGATATTGTGGTTGAAAATAATCCTAACGCTCAATTAGAAGAAGCGGCATATTCTGCATTGGAGGCTGAGTTTGCCAAGGATGGTGAACAGCGAAAAGCTTCCCATGAGGTGGTGATCACAAAAGTTCCGGAAGAAAAACTGGAAATTGAAGAGAAGAAAACCCCTGAAGTAATAAGAGCTAAAGCTAATAAACCAGAAACTAAGATTTTAGGTAAGATAGACTTAGAGCCTAAAAAGCCTGAAGTGGAAGAAACTCCTGCTCCTGCACAAAAGCCGGAACCGGTAATTGAGGAGAAAAAAGAGGAAGTAACGCCTGCTCCGGAAGTGAAGAAAGAAGCTCCTGAAGTGAAAGCGGCTCCTGAAAAACAGGAATTTAAAGTTCTGGATAAAATTGATTTGTCTCAATTAGAATCTAGAAACAGACCTGCTAAAAAAGACAAACCAAAAGAAGAAGTGAAAAAAGCAGAGGAAAAACCAGTTGAGCCTGTAAAGCAAGCTCCTAAACCAGTTGCTGAAACGCCTGTTAAACCCGTAGAGGTAAAGGCGGAACCTCAAAAATCAGAGGAACCTCAGGAGCCACAAAAGATAGAAACCGTTTATCAGAAACTTGATGGTCCTAAGATCGTTGGAGAGAAGATCGACTTAACTCAGTTTGCACCGAAACCAAGTTCGGGAGCGAAAAAGAAAAGAAAAAGAATTGAGAAGCCGGGGGGTAACAACCAACAAGGTGGTGGAAATAACCAACAAGGCGGAAATAATAACAACAATAACCAAGGTGGCGGACAAGGAAACCGTCCTCAAGGTCAGGGTGGACAAGGCGGAAACCGTAACCAGGGTCAGGGTGGCCAGGGGAATCGTCCCCAAGGTCAAGGAGGCCAAGGTGGAAACCGTTTTGGTAACAACCAAGGGAACCGTCCACCAGGACAAGGTGGCCAGGGTGGAAACAGAGGTGGATTTAACAGAGGCGGACAAGGAGGAAACAGACCTGGGCAAAGAACCATGCCTGTTGAATTAACGGACGAGCAAGTTAAAAACCAAATCAAGGAAACCCTTGAGAAATTAACCAATAAAGGAGGGAAATCTAAATCTGCCAAGCACAGAAAAGATAAGAGAAACTTCCGTAGAGAGCAGGATGAACGTCAGCAGGAAATAGATGCGGCAGACAGAACATTAAAAGTAACGGAATTCATCACTGTTGGTGAATTGGCAAGTTTAATGAACGTTTCTCCTACAGAAGTAATCTCTGCATGTTTCTCTCTTGGGGTAATGGTTACCATGAACCAAAGATTAGAAGCTGATACTTTACTATTGGTAGCTGACGAATTCGGTTATAAAATTGAATTCTCAGATGCGGATCTTGAAGAAAATGATGCAGACGATGAAATGGATTCTGAAGACAGCTTAGTATCAAGAGCACCTGTTGTTACAGTAATGGGTCACGTTGACCACGGTAAAACTTCATTACTGGATTATATCAGAAAAACCAACGTAATTGCTGGTGAATCTGGAGGTATTACGCAGCACATCGGTGCTTATAACGTGAAATTGGAGAACGGTCAGAGAATTACATTCTTAGATACTCCGGGTCACGAAGCCTTTACGGCGATGAGAGCGAGAGGTGCACAGATCACGGATATTGCAATTATCGTAATTGCTGCCGATGATGATGTAATGCCACAAACGAAAGAAGCTATTGCTCACGCACAGGCGGCACAGGTTCCAATGATTATTGCAATCAATAAAGTTGATAAGCCAAATGCAAACCCAGATAATATTCGTCAACAACTTTCAGGTTTAAATCCACCGGTTTTAGTTGAAGAATGGGGAGGAAATGTTCAGGCACAGGAAATTTCAGCTAAAATGGGTAATAATATGGATCTTTTATTAGAGAAAGTGTTATTGCAGGCAGAAATGCTTGAATTGAAAGCAAATCCTAACCGTGCTGCAAATGGAGTTGTGATTGAAGCATCTTTAGATAAAGGTAGAGGCTATGTGGCAACAATGTTGGTACAAACCGGAACTTTAAGAGTTGGAGATTATGTGGTAGCTGGTAAAAATCACGGTAAAGTAAAAGCTTTGCTTGATGAAAGAGGGAAGAATCTTGCAGAAGCAGGACCTTCAATTCCTGCAACGATCTTAGGTTTAGACGGAGCGCCTACAGCAGGTGATAAATTCCGTGTATATGCTGACGAAAGTGAAGGTAAAGCTATTGCAAATAAGAGAGAACAGCTTCAGAGAGAGCTTTCGATCAGAACGAAAAAACATACGACGCTTGAAGAACTGGGCAGACGTATTGCTTTAGGAGAATTCAAAGAATTGAACATTATCCTTAAAGGTGACGTGGATGGTTCTGTGGAAGCACTTTCTGATCAGTTACAAAGATTGTCAACAGAAGAGATCAGTGTGAAAATCCTTCACTCAGGTGTAGGGCAGATCACAGAGTCTGATATCAACTTAGCGGCTGCATCGGATGCGATTATCATTGGGTTTAACGTAAGAGCTGGTGCTAATGCAAAAGACCTTGCAGATCGTGAAGAAATTGAGATCAGAACATATTCTGTAATCTATAAAGCTATCGATGAGGTTAAAGAAGCGATGGAGGGAATGCTTTCTCCTGAAATTCAGGAACAGGTAATCGGTAATGTTGAAATCCGTGAGGTATTTAAGATCTCTAAAGTGGGTTCAATTGCTGGTTGTATGGTTCTTACTGGAAAAGTAACAAGACAGTCGAAAGTACGTTTACTAAGAGACGGTATTGTGAAATTCGACGGAGAATTAGAAAGCTTGAAGCGTTTCAAAGATGATGTAAAAGAAGTAACAAAAGGTTACGAATGTGGATTGAACTTGAAAGGTTATAATGATATTGAACAAGGCGACATTCTAGAAGTTTACGAAGAAGTTGCTGTTAAGAAAAAGTTGAAATAA
- a CDS encoding SusC/RagA family TonB-linked outer membrane protein: MNVKLRVLTAGVLFFSGQAVFAQKKPSDTAKESKIEEVVVLGYSKKSTKAKSIAASVTVDSKALENRPNVSFINSLQGNAPGISINSTSGSPGSGKINVLVRGMSSINASTDPLYVIDGLITSASQFRNLNPEDIDNISILKDAQATAIYGNRGANGVVVINTKNARYNSGLKVTYDVLTSFSVLPKTKYNMLSGRQLLDLEDQYGVGFGYTDAEKDAIPETDWNKQFFQTAMLQQHTLGISSGGKNINNYTSLGYLNTDGTFKSTDFQRFTLRNNLSGKSDDGRLTFGMQLAVGYSKRHQLDQETNDNISANIIQNPLFGSLRTPGYLEPYPFVDGQDMFNQIGGAGVNYPGWVLADIVRGGIQNLFTETSVLANANVNYKLTDWLSVGNRTGVDFRESDRTFARAPNGYLSLAARAAGAQYGGFEQMTNTKDLTFNSVTNITFDKKFGDHSLTVAAYLDYLKAHYLYKSNTQNGLDPFNWALGAGTGYIPFNPATPSLYVPSVQAGKINAGTLAAIGTVEYDYAGKYGVSGTVRRDGSYRFPKENRWETFWSVGARWNLEKESFLENSSVVNMLKLRGSYGTTGNQNLVKPLNNGNPLFSGTNIYTDLIASNTGYMNSVGYNAVVGNPNVRWEKVTQANIGLDFGFFKNFVEGTVDIYKKKTERLFNDVTLSAATGQWTINGNNGELENKGIEASLRFNILKNQDYSVSIFANGAYNKNTILSFEGADLSEDNVNAAGGPIGQWNLYHYAGVNPATGEQQFIGKDGQITETPSPDDKVLTGKSYVPKFTGGFGVNANYKGWFADVLFSYQAGGWMYDNVYSWLMDPSSLGTGANFAGDILNSWTPDNTNTNIPSITANNINQEGSSDRYLFKSDFIRLKNVTFGYNFNKDLLRGLPITSLKVFVQGENLATFTKWKGYDPEPMFPYSLGVYPNAKTVSVGLNVQF, translated from the coding sequence ATGAATGTTAAACTACGTGTATTAACAGCTGGTGTCCTGTTTTTCTCAGGCCAGGCTGTGTTTGCTCAGAAAAAACCTAGTGATACTGCAAAAGAATCTAAAATTGAGGAAGTTGTTGTTTTAGGGTATAGCAAAAAAAGTACAAAAGCTAAATCGATAGCAGCATCTGTTACTGTAGATTCGAAAGCTCTTGAAAATCGTCCAAACGTTTCTTTCATTAATTCCTTACAAGGTAATGCGCCTGGTATCAGTATTAACTCTACTTCAGGATCTCCTGGTTCAGGTAAAATTAATGTGTTAGTACGTGGTATGTCGTCTATCAACGCTTCAACTGATCCTTTGTATGTTATTGACGGGTTAATTACCTCTGCTTCTCAGTTCAGAAACCTTAACCCTGAGGATATTGATAATATCAGTATTCTTAAGGATGCGCAGGCAACTGCTATTTATGGTAACCGTGGAGCAAATGGTGTCGTGGTTATCAATACTAAAAACGCCAGATACAATAGCGGATTAAAAGTTACCTATGATGTATTAACTTCATTCTCTGTATTGCCTAAGACTAAATACAATATGCTTAGCGGTAGACAATTACTGGATTTAGAAGATCAGTATGGAGTAGGATTTGGATATACAGATGCGGAAAAGGATGCAATACCTGAAACGGACTGGAATAAGCAATTCTTCCAGACAGCTATGCTGCAGCAGCATACTTTAGGTATTTCTTCAGGCGGAAAAAATATTAATAACTATACTTCATTAGGTTATTTAAATACTGACGGTACATTTAAATCTACAGATTTTCAAAGATTTACCTTGAGAAATAACTTAAGTGGAAAGTCTGACGATGGTAGATTAACATTCGGTATGCAGTTAGCTGTTGGATATTCTAAGCGTCATCAGCTAGATCAAGAAACCAATGATAATATTTCAGCAAATATCATCCAGAATCCACTTTTTGGATCTTTAAGAACTCCAGGATATTTAGAGCCATATCCATTTGTTGATGGACAGGATATGTTTAACCAGATTGGAGGTGCTGGAGTTAATTATCCTGGATGGGTTCTTGCTGATATTGTAAGAGGAGGTATTCAGAACTTATTTACAGAAACTTCAGTTCTTGCTAATGCAAACGTAAATTATAAATTAACGGATTGGTTGTCAGTGGGTAATAGGACCGGTGTGGATTTCAGAGAATCTGATCGTACCTTTGCTCGTGCTCCTAACGGTTATCTTTCTTTAGCTGCAAGAGCAGCTGGTGCGCAATATGGTGGTTTTGAGCAAATGACTAATACAAAAGATCTTACATTTAACTCTGTAACTAACATTACTTTTGATAAGAAGTTTGGAGACCACTCATTAACTGTGGCTGCTTATTTAGATTATTTGAAAGCTCATTATTTATATAAGTCAAATACACAGAATGGTTTAGATCCATTTAACTGGGCTCTAGGCGCTGGAACGGGCTATATCCCATTCAATCCTGCTACGCCATCTTTATACGTTCCTAGTGTTCAGGCTGGAAAAATTAATGCTGGTACATTAGCTGCTATTGGTACTGTTGAATATGACTATGCTGGAAAATATGGTGTGAGTGGTACGGTGAGAAGAGACGGATCTTATAGATTTCCTAAAGAAAACAGATGGGAGACATTCTGGTCTGTGGGTGCTCGTTGGAATCTTGAAAAAGAAAGCTTCCTTGAAAATTCTTCAGTCGTAAATATGTTGAAACTGAGAGGTTCATATGGTACAACAGGAAATCAGAATTTAGTGAAGCCATTAAATAATGGAAACCCATTATTCTCGGGAACTAATATCTATACCGATTTAATTGCTAGTAATACAGGCTACATGAACTCAGTCGGGTATAATGCGGTTGTTGGTAATCCAAATGTTAGATGGGAAAAAGTAACTCAGGCGAATATTGGGTTGGATTTTGGATTTTTCAAAAACTTTGTAGAGGGTACTGTAGATATCTATAAAAAGAAGACAGAGAGACTATTTAATGATGTTACATTATCAGCAGCTACAGGACAGTGGACTATTAATGGTAACAACGGAGAGCTTGAAAATAAAGGGATCGAAGCTTCATTAAGATTTAACATTCTTAAAAATCAGGATTATAGTGTATCTATTTTTGCAAATGGTGCTTATAATAAGAATACTATTTTATCATTTGAAGGAGCTGACCTTTCTGAAGATAATGTAAATGCAGCGGGAGGTCCTATCGGACAGTGGAATCTTTATCATTATGCAGGAGTAAATCCGGCTACAGGTGAACAGCAGTTTATCGGAAAAGACGGACAAATCACAGAGACGCCTTCTCCGGATGATAAAGTATTGACAGGTAAATCTTATGTTCCTAAATTTACGGGAGGATTCGGTGTAAATGCTAATTATAAAGGTTGGTTCGCTGATGTATTATTTAGCTACCAAGCAGGTGGTTGGATGTATGATAACGTATATTCTTGGTTAATGGATCCTAGTTCTTTAGGTACCGGAGCTAATTTTGCAGGAGATATTTTGAATTCTTGGACGCCTGATAATACAAATACAAACATTCCTTCAATTACAGCTAACAACATTAATCAAGAAGGTTCTTCTGATAGATATCTATTCAAGAGTGATTTTATTCGTCTAAAAAATGTAACCTTTGGTTATAATTTTAATAAGGATTTATTGAGAGGCCTTCCTATCACTTCGCTTAAAGTATTTGTTCAGGGTGAAAACTTAGCAACATTTACGAAGTGGAAAGGGTACGATCCTGAACCAATGTTCCCTTACTCATTAGGTGTTTATCCAAATGCGAAAACGGTTTCAGTAGGACTTAATGTACAATTTTAA
- a CDS encoding RagB/SusD family nutrient uptake outer membrane protein — protein MKKLILNISIIGSVLVSMGALQSCSDALETNLQPGTVEDDGTPFKTTDALYNYMMGNVYGTLEPQYPIHVSAVLSDEVKPGSSSGGQEFSLHRYFLTSQEPRVAEIWQNNYAVINHVNRLVRGAEGITTSSDADQTRLNQIVAQARAMRAYAYLQLESLFSTDMKDPNALGVLLVKDVPDLDAKLPRVKNSDIYAFIEADLTFARNTLTAEGTNQYFIGKSAVNAISARYFLYKGDYAQAKTYATAVVNAASAGGFGLTKATPITMNNPITSSYHAGNPSGLPRDYVIDGQENPATITLTDANGVPLTDSDGNQLPPVAANNGGAWRNSFYGQLTTNVGTSFNPYRQMWVDQNRGESILSLGRIALGGNGQPIGSVWNTNSSSLSGAPMWFWGRNLYNLFLEEYGDVTGANVGAKGDVRFLTNRDPTTSANTNYASLYPNNLGQTRMTDRLVIDKYPGKAGTNVRNDIKLFRLSEMYFILAECAVNDGQLTVAADYIKAIKDARNFRGTAVLPVYATAQAAWAGILKERRMELALEGHRLIDLKRLAVKAGVKMDRNNTDDIVLTSNLENGDYRYTLPIPLSEISANPNAQQNPGYNN, from the coding sequence ATGAAAAAATTAATTTTAAATATATCTATAATTGGTTCTGTTTTAGTGTCTATGGGGGCATTGCAGAGCTGTAGTGATGCACTGGAAACCAACTTACAACCAGGTACAGTTGAGGATGACGGAACGCCATTTAAAACCACCGATGCTTTATACAATTACATGATGGGTAACGTATACGGTACATTAGAACCTCAGTACCCAATTCACGTATCTGCTGTGCTTTCGGATGAGGTCAAGCCTGGATCTTCCAGTGGTGGTCAGGAATTTTCTTTACACCGTTACTTTTTAACATCCCAAGAGCCTAGAGTTGCCGAAATCTGGCAGAATAATTATGCCGTAATTAACCATGTGAATCGTCTTGTAAGAGGTGCCGAAGGGATTACAACGTCAAGTGACGCAGATCAGACAAGATTAAACCAAATCGTTGCTCAGGCTAGAGCGATGAGAGCTTATGCATATTTACAGCTTGAATCACTATTTTCTACGGATATGAAAGATCCAAATGCTTTAGGAGTACTTTTAGTTAAGGACGTTCCAGATCTTGATGCCAAACTTCCGAGAGTAAAAAATTCAGATATTTATGCATTTATTGAAGCTGATTTAACATTTGCAAGGAATACACTAACAGCTGAAGGTACCAATCAGTATTTTATTGGCAAAAGTGCTGTAAATGCTATTTCTGCTAGATATTTCTTATATAAAGGTGATTATGCACAAGCTAAAACATATGCGACTGCTGTCGTTAATGCTGCTTCTGCAGGAGGTTTTGGTTTAACCAAAGCAACACCTATTACTATGAATAATCCAATTACTAGCTCATATCATGCAGGAAACCCTAGTGGATTACCAAGAGACTATGTTATTGATGGGCAAGAGAATCCGGCTACTATTACGTTGACTGATGCAAATGGAGTTCCTTTAACTGATTCGGATGGTAATCAGCTTCCTCCAGTTGCAGCTAATAATGGTGGGGCATGGAGAAATTCATTCTATGGACAGTTAACAACAAATGTAGGAACATCATTCAATCCTTATCGTCAGATGTGGGTTGATCAGAATAGAGGAGAGTCAATTTTATCTTTAGGACGTATTGCTCTAGGAGGAAACGGACAGCCTATTGGATCTGTTTGGAATACAAATAGTTCTTCACTTAGTGGTGCTCCTATGTGGTTCTGGGGACGTAATTTGTATAATCTATTCCTAGAAGAGTATGGAGATGTTACGGGAGCAAACGTTGGAGCTAAAGGGGATGTTAGATTCCTGACCAACAGAGACCCTACAACATCTGCAAATACGAATTATGCAAGTTTGTATCCAAATAATTTAGGTCAAACTAGAATGACGGATCGTTTGGTTATAGATAAATATCCTGGCAAAGCAGGTACTAACGTACGAAATGATATTAAATTATTCAGACTTTCAGAAATGTATTTTATCTTAGCTGAATGTGCTGTTAATGATGGGCAGCTAACTGTTGCTGCTGATTATATTAAGGCTATCAAAGATGCTAGAAACTTCAGAGGGACTGCTGTATTGCCTGTTTATGCAACTGCTCAGGCAGCTTGGGCGGGTATACTAAAAGAAAGACGTATGGAACTTGCTCTTGAAGGTCACCGTCTGATAGATTTAAAACGTTTAGCGGTTAAAGCGGGTGTTAAAATGGATAGAAATAATACGGATGATATTGTATTAACTTCTAACCTTGAGAATGGCGATTACAGATATACATTGCCAATTCCATTGTCTGAAATTTCGGCTAACCCGAATGCTCAACAAAATCCAGGTTATAATAACTAA
- a CDS encoding transposase: MKFSFSFDGILPSAVEVFTGQKYSAEDNALAEAVLKQIKKEEHHHNIYTIDRGLQSTRTMKEFEEKCMKFIIRSKENKKFEEIESFLETENILKWNDWKVIKDSKVKLYTGKPIQNKRGNIHYREEKVETCFRLLVIKNEKTNKEFWFLTNEFELSAREISDYYRKRWDIEVFFRFMKQELNLSHLILLNKNGIEVMVYMTMIASMLLLIYKKANSLGYKTAKRRITMELRDMITAILIVFAGGDPAKVFKT, from the coding sequence GTGAAATTCAGTTTTTCGTTTGATGGAATTTTACCTTCGGCAGTAGAGGTTTTTACGGGACAAAAATATTCGGCAGAAGACAATGCACTTGCCGAAGCTGTTTTGAAACAGATAAAAAAAGAAGAACATCACCATAATATTTATACCATAGACAGGGGATTGCAATCCACCAGAACGATGAAAGAGTTTGAAGAGAAGTGCATGAAATTTATTATTCGCTCCAAAGAAAACAAAAAATTTGAAGAGATTGAATCTTTTCTTGAAACAGAAAATATTCTAAAATGGAATGACTGGAAAGTTATCAAAGACAGTAAAGTAAAACTTTATACCGGAAAACCTATCCAAAACAAGCGTGGAAACATCCATTATCGGGAAGAAAAAGTAGAGACCTGTTTTCGCTTGCTGGTCATCAAAAATGAAAAAACAAACAAAGAATTTTGGTTTCTAACCAATGAGTTTGAGCTCTCTGCAAGAGAAATATCGGATTACTACCGTAAAAGATGGGATATTGAAGTGTTTTTCAGGTTTATGAAACAGGAGCTTAATTTAAGCCATCTTATTTTACTCAATAAAAACGGAATTGAAGTAATGGTTTATATGACAATGATTGCTTCTATGTTGTTATTAATCTATAAAAAAGCAAACAGTTTAGGTTATAAAACCGCAAAAAGGCGCATCACAATGGAACTTCGAGATATGATTACCGCGATTTTAATCGTCTTCGCAGGTGGTGATCCTGCTAAAGTATTTAAAACATAA